GTCCTTTCTAAGAAGAAGGAATTACTCAAAATGTGATCTTTTGAAAGAAGACAATCAGCTGACCGGTGAAAGGATAAAAATGGTATGCCATTACGTGATCTaggaggtgagagagagagagagaggccctaACTCCCAATTGTCATTGCTCATAGGTATTTACAGAAGCCAACTCCCATTAGTTTGTGGCTGGAAGTTAAGGTCTTTGAAGACCTTATGTTTTCCTGGTATTGACAATTAATCCTTTTTCTTATTCTATTATTTCTCAAgataaacttggaagaaaagacttgcCATGGAAATTGCAAATCTTGTTGTCAGATTTGAACATCTACCTTGTGTGTCTTTTATTTAAAGCTTGTCCAACAAGAGAGAAATTATTCAGAAAACCTTCAATCTTGAAAGAAGTCTATATGAATGTACATTGTAAGGTTTAGTCAGTGAACTATGTTGTTTAGTGAACCTGAAATGTTTAAAGCAGTTACATTACATTACTGTGCTTGAAGCATGATTACTGGATGAAATAAGATTTGTGGTTGTGTTTTGCGAATATGACTAGCTTGGTCAATCAAACGTATAGTTTCATCATATTATGTTTTCAACTTTTTTGTACTTGCAGATTCATACATTCGATGCATAGCACAAGAAAGGTTTGTTGTCAGACGAAAGTAATATACTGTTCATATTACTTATATCTATTTTGCATGAATTTATTCATTATTCCTTGCAGATCTGGTTGTTTAGTGCAGCTTTTAGAGTAGTTGCTATTGTTGTCTCCATGATTCATGATCTCTTTATAACTTGGTGTTATATATGTAATTCAGACACTTGCTATGCTAGAGAAAAAGGAGCAAGTTCTTCTGAAGAAGGCGGCTGCAGAGGTTGAAAAGGCTAAGGAGTTTACAAGAGCAAAGAACAAGAGAGGTGGGTGTTGTAATCTACTATAGGAGTTTTGTCACAGATTATCTCATGGTAGCAGCCTATGACTCTAATGGTGTGATTTAGTACAATGTCTACAATTGGCTTTCCATGAAACATGTCTCTCATAAGTTCGTCCATCAGGATACAGTATCTGTAGATTATTTTATTTGTCTACCATATCATGCATATCTATTCTGTATGGCTTACTAGTCCTAAAGTTCGTAAATTGGACAAAGTACTCAAATTATGGACATCCTTATGGCACTAGGAGTATTACCATTTGACCTTTTTCTGTTAGTTCCATCCTCCATGTTGTGGTAGGTCTCCTTGCTGATTTTGAGTTGTATATGGTGAATGATTGTTAGTGTATCTATTAACCTCAAACATTGCACTAACACATCCTTCAGATAAAAAATTAAGTTTATTCACAACTCTGATCGTCCCTTGTGATTGCAGGATACTTCCACTAGGTTGCTTTAATCAAGAAGATGATTCTTATTTGTTTGCCCATCCATTGTGTCTTTTCTTAACTTCTCTTGGTTGACTTCCTAGTTTTTGGATGTTTTGGTTTTGTGTACCTTGTATTAACAGTTTCCATCTTTGTCCTTCATATTTTTTCACCATGAAGTTGGTCCTATTTAAGTATTTAGGATGATTTAGTTGTTTCAGTTGGACATGTAGTCTAGCTTGTTTGTCGATCATCAAAGAATTCTTAATGAAGATACCAAACAACTTATTGTGATTTTTAGATAATGTACATTAATAAGCAAGATTTTATTTGTAAACGATAAGGGCAAGTCTGTTTGCCTATAATTTCATCATGTTTTGCAGTTTAACAACCTACCATCTATAAATTGTCAAGGACATCATCTTGTTCTTTGCCTATCTTTCTCAAATTATACCCATTTTTCCTGCAACATTAtgcattttgtagttagcacaattttGAAAATCTTCATGATTCATTCTTCTCTAAAATCATCTCTGGTTAGTAGCAAGGAGGTTGAAGTGGATTTTACTTACTTTATAAAATTGATAGGCACACACCAACCTACCCGCAGAAGGGATGTATTGTATATATTATTGGTTTAAAGGGCATTTGGTGAAGAGAGAAGATGGGATCAGATGCTGGAGGATCCATTGTATATTCATTTAAGTGAATGGAATTTGGTTTTGTATAATAGAAATAAATCTCAATCTTAAAAATTGCAATGTTGTCATAATAATAATCCTACATTGGATTGATGAGGAATCATAGGAtcaatttaataatataatatgaccaatataaatatataacaaAGATCTATTTTGGTGGATTCATAGTACTTCTCAAAAAACAATTTAACTAAAGATAATTTGCATGTCAGTGGTATATTTAGAGGGTTAGGATGTTTTGATGATGTATTCTTATTGTTTTTATAGCCAACAATCTTACAAGAACAATCATCTATTTATAAAATTGAGggtgttttttatatttttgtaccaTTACAGCTGCTATACAATGCTTGAAAAGGAAAAGGCTCTATGAGCAACAAGTTGAACAGCTTGGGAACTTCCAGTTGCGGATTCATGATCAGGtttcttttttaaattaaagATGATTTTTCCTATGTTTATCTCTCATAATCAAGTTTATATTACTTCTTTTGGGGGGTTTGTTTATTTGTCAGATAATAATGTTAGAAGGTGCAAAAGCTACAACAGAGACTGTTGATGCATTGAGAACTGGAGCAGCAGCTATGAAGGCTGTGCAGAAGGCAACGTGAGTAGATAATATATGTTCAATTGGACATTGTATATAATGTTTGACTTGAATATGACCGTCTTATTCCTTCAGTAAATAGATGCATGTCTTAACTGTTATGTTAGGCTGTAAAAGGTATTTTGCACTCTTTACCTATAAGAAAAAACAAGCTTCATGACCAGACTTTGTCCGACTCTTGTTGAATTGTGTTTAATCTAATTATTCTGAAGCTCTGTGATTTATACATCTtaatttttcatttatgttgcttGTGACAGTAATATTGATGATGTTGACAAGACaatggatgaaatcaatgagCAGACAGAGAGCATGAAACAAATTCAGGAAGCATTATCTGCTCCTATTGGAGGAGCAGCCGATTTTGATGAAGTACTTGCTTTCAAAATTATCTCCGATTTATTCTCCTTTTGTCTCTTGCGGTGTTTACTGTCTGTTTTGGATTTTTCAGGATGAATTGGAAGCAGAACTTGAAGAGTTGGAGGGTGTTAAGTTGGAGGAACAGTTGCTTCAGACAGCCACAACTGCTCCTGCTCCTCCAGTCCAAGTTCCTGCTGTTAGACTTCCCACTCAACCTGTGCCACATAAGAATACTTCTGATGCAGATGAATTTGCTGCATTACAAGCTGAGATGGCCGTGTAGTGAGGTATTAAGCCTTCTTATTACTGCACTTTGTGGCAAAAATAGAGTTTGCAGTTTTTTGAGTCAAACTACTATTGTTTCTGAAGTGATTCCATGTTGGGTATATTATTTTGCAGGTCAACTCAATGCTGCTCCAAGAATGCACGTCCAAATTATTTATGTAAATGATTTAGTATACTCTGATAGTTGTAGCAAGATGCTTTAAGCTGATAGATTTAGTCCTTTGGTGTGCATAAGTTTTAGCTGAGAGACAAGCTTCCTGTCTTCATAAATGGTTTTTTGAGCTGTCATTTCTGTAAACAATTCTGACTTGTTCTTGCCCACTATCTATTGATGCACATATATGTTATCCTAGTTCTCATAGAAGAGAAAATTGTGCCAAAGAATGAGAATTGATGTACGGTTCTATATTTCAAATACTGGATCATGCTACTCTATCCTCGGATCAGTATGGGCCCAGTTCGTTCTGGTTCTGGCATATACCGATACATGGTACACCGGTGGATGATCTCTTCCAAGTATTATTTTAACTTTACAGTTGAACCATAGCAGGAGTATGAACCAAGAACTCATTCTTTCACCTGTAGATCATATTGTTTGCAGTTATCGAACAATTAGCATCATCGTTCTTTGTGTGGGCGCAAATGGTTTACCCTTCTTTGAGCCATGAATCGGCCAAGGTAACCCGAACACTCTACTCTAACAGTGTTACTTCTTCCTCTACTGACACACAGATCGTCTTGTCCGACCTCACACTGTGTGCCATCTGTCATCGTTAGTCAGTGCGGCAACCATCACTTCTCCTGTGCTTAACCTCTGCTCTGCTCCTCCTTCAACATAGCTGTAGTTGACAGCGAGGAAGCCGCAATTACCAATCAGGTCCACAGGTATCCTCCTTTCTTCTCCTCCCCTCAGATCTCCCAACACTATCCAACTGCCCTCACCTCCTATCCTCAGTTGCGTCTCTCTGATCATACCACCAAACAATCTAGCTAAGAACTCGTCAAACTCCTGCAGTATACCCCCAGTTGACTTCCCAAACCCAGAGCCGATATGAAATCTGTGAACCGGGATTGGGAACTCTAGGTCTCTGCAAACATAGCTTCGGGTCGAACTGTCTGAAAGGTGAAGGATGCAAGCAAGTGGGTTGCGGTGCACTCGGTCCTCCAGTATCTTGAGACTTTTCCGGAGCCCTTCAGCAGGTTCAGCTTCTCCAACATAAACTATGCGATCGATGGCTTGCACTGCTGCCTGCTTCCCTTGAGAAGACATCCGCCTTAGAGGAAAGGCACGAGTAGCAGTGGTGGCATAAGTGATGATGGCCAGCCGGTCTACAGCACGCAGCGAGAGGACCACAAGCACCATGGATTGCTTGAGGAGCCTTAGATAAGACCCACTCGGGCTAGCGACAAGAACCAGATCAATTGCCTGTCTCTGAGAGAGATTTACAGATAGGTAGGCTCTCTTCTGCCCATTCGGTGAAGTATCCTGCTGCAGAGACACAGCTACAGAAGATATAGCCAGTTGTGAGCGGCTGTGCAATGACACAGGTGTATGGCACAGGGATAACAGCCAGGGAAGTGATTACCTGATGGTGCTGAAGCTGGAATGATCGCAAAGTGGAGGCGAGGGTGGATGGGTTCAGTGTCTTCGTCAAGCTCGACAGGTTCATCATCATTGTAACAATTGGCATGGAGAAAGGATCTGTGGTTGACGCTGGAAGCGGTAATTGAATCATCGAGGATGCGGAGGACGGGATCAGTGTTGTTTATGGAGGGTGCAGTGAGCTCGTGTGGCAGCTGTGACCAATGTGCTCGGCAGATCGGGCATGTAATGCTTCCGTGCCGGACGTTggatgcaatgcacatgaagtgaAAAGTATGCATGCATTGAGCTGTGAAAATTCTCTGGTTGCCAGCGACATCAGCGCTTCCATTATCACAACTGAGATGCTCCAAGCATATTGCGCATGCTCTCTGCAATTAGTGTAAGAAAGGAAGCTTCAGTAGCAGTTGTTAGAAGGCTAGCAGGGAACTGAGACGAATATAAGCAACAACTCAGGAACTATGACTTCACTATTCTTGTCTCTTAGGATCTGTCTGCACCACTAAGATTAACATGATGTGTAAATCATGTGAGAATGCATCAGTCACACAAAATGTATAACCATAATGACTGACTATGAATTGATGCTAACATGATACTGGCAACTGTTGCCTATGCAGAAACCATATGAGATCTTGCCATTTCATGTGTACTTCATGTGTACTGGCAGCTGTTGCCAACATCAGCACCAATGAGATTCTAACAATAAAATGCTTGCTTTGTCTTGTTATGCTTGTGGAGTTGCCACAGATATTAAGTAATACATTGTTTCATATTAAGATGTGAAAAAAGCAATAAATTTTATGAACAATGATCACAATAACCTAGCCTATTTACTGCTAATATACTGCCATTAGAGATATGTGTAACTAGTTTGAGCACTTTGATGTTTACAAAAGCAAATAACAGCAGTCATTATAGCTTATATATTGCTAATATACTGCCATAAGAGATTGCATATAACTAGCTCGAGCACTTTGATATACAAAagcaaaaagattaaaaaaaaaaaccattatcaaaaggtaaaCTCGGGAAGAACAATAAGAAATATTTAATTCTGAGATCAAAAGACTCGTGTTTGTAAATCAACACAACTAAAGAAAATTAGCTACTTAAACAATATACAAGAACTAAAATCTGATTCAAGTTTAAAGGCCTCACTGAATTATAAGTATATATGAAAATCAGAATGAGAATTGAGAACAATATGCATCAGCATATTTGTCTTAAGGATTAGACATAATTTAAATCATAACAAGAAACAACAGTAATGCATCAGTACAATTGTATTAATTTTACGGTGTTGAACTGTTAGAGGATGAACCAGATAGGAAGtatgaaggaagaagaaagaacagtACCTTATTATCAGGGGCACCTTTTTGCTCTAATCCCTCAGGTTTTTCTTCTGCAATCTCGTCCATTTTACTAGCGGTGGAGCATGAGATCTGAGTAGTGGAATTGAATCAGGGAAAATTAGAATAGAAGTTAAAAGCCAAGAACACAAGATGGAGGAAAGGggaaaatgaaaagaagatttACTGACAAAAGAACAGGATAATGATTAAAAAGTGGAGAATTCATACGCACTGTTGTTGGGGCATCTAGTTATTGACATGCATATTAGAAGAACTAATGTGGTAGCATAAAATCCCAAAGATTTTTAGCGGTTAGTATGATCTAAGCTACTAAATTCAGTATAAAAAGTATAAGTTTGTAAGAACAAGCTCACTGAAGGAGAAAATTGATTGATTTCGGACAAGATTAGGACACTCCGCGGATGAACGAGGGACTGATTGCGAGACGAAGTATACTTGGAAGCCTAAATTAACCTACAAAGAGAAAAATGCCCTAATTCGACGCAAGGCGTTGGGCAAAATGCCCGATTTTGATCGATTCTGTCACGAGAACCACTGCGTAAGAGAGAAATTGGGGTCAATGCACCACAGTTGCGATCCAAAATCGTATCTTTTCGAGGAAAAGATCCAGGAGAAATAGCACCTCACAAGTACAAGAAAACAGCCGATCTGTTATCGCTTTCTTTTAGGGGGAAATCGAGATAAGAACGGAGGTAAAACAGAAAGAAAGAGGGAACACCGTTTCATCGGAAGGGGCGTCACCGGGGAAGG
Above is a genomic segment from Musa acuminata AAA Group cultivar baxijiao chromosome BXJ3-4, Cavendish_Baxijiao_AAA, whole genome shotgun sequence containing:
- the LOC135635215 gene encoding vacuolar protein sorting-associated protein 32 homolog 2-like gives rise to the protein MLEKKEQVLLKKAAAEVEKAKEFTRAKNKRAAIQCLKRKRLYEQQVEQLGNFQLRIHDQIIMLEGAKATTETVDALRTGAAAMKAVQKATNIDDVDKTMDEINEQTESMKQIQEALSAPIGGAADFDEDELEAELEELEGVKLEEQLLQTATTAPAPPVQVPAVRLPTQPVPHKNTSDADEFAALQAEMAV
- the LOC103980755 gene encoding E3 ubiquitin-protein ligase WAV3 isoform X1 is translated as MAISQHLDDNPTFHCFCCMPILTFSCCFDPSDSGQGKRWTLCPRVERRQRRPHRRRRSFLLCFGGGLEWVEGHRDGGERRRGSASHVLPSPISCSTASKMDEIAEEKPEGLEQKGAPDNKRACAICLEHLSCDNGSADVAGNQRIFTAQCMHTFHFMCIASNVRHGSITCPICRAHWSQLPHELTAPSINNTDPVLRILDDSITASSVNHRSFLHANCYNDDEPVELDEDTEPIHPRLHFAIIPASAPSAVSLQQDTSPNGQKRAYLSVNLSQRQAIDLVLVASPSGSYLRLLKQSMVLVVLSLRAVDRLAIITYATTATRAFPLRRMSSQGKQAAVQAIDRIVYVGEAEPAEGLRKSLKILEDRVHRNPLACILHLSDSSTRSYVCRDLEFPIPVHRFHIGSGFGKSTGGILQEFDEFLARLFGGMIRETQLRIGGEGSWIVLGDLRGGEERRIPVDLIGNCGFLAVNYSYVEGGAEQRLSTGEVMVAALTNDDRWHTV
- the LOC103980755 gene encoding E3 ubiquitin-protein ligase WAV3 isoform X2 encodes the protein MGGGTSRWRRAAKRIGFPCASFPGDAPSDETISCSTASKMDEIAEEKPEGLEQKGAPDNKRACAICLEHLSCDNGSADVAGNQRIFTAQCMHTFHFMCIASNVRHGSITCPICRAHWSQLPHELTAPSINNTDPVLRILDDSITASSVNHRSFLHANCYNDDEPVELDEDTEPIHPRLHFAIIPASAPSAVSLQQDTSPNGQKRAYLSVNLSQRQAIDLVLVASPSGSYLRLLKQSMVLVVLSLRAVDRLAIITYATTATRAFPLRRMSSQGKQAAVQAIDRIVYVGEAEPAEGLRKSLKILEDRVHRNPLACILHLSDSSTRSYVCRDLEFPIPVHRFHIGSGFGKSTGGILQEFDEFLARLFGGMIRETQLRIGGEGSWIVLGDLRGGEERRIPVDLIGNCGFLAVNYSYVEGGAEQRLSTGEVMVAALTNDDRWHTV
- the LOC103980755 gene encoding E3 ubiquitin-protein ligase WAV3 isoform X3, with protein sequence MGGGTSRWRRAAKRIGFPCASFPGDAPSDETRACAICLEHLSCDNGSADVAGNQRIFTAQCMHTFHFMCIASNVRHGSITCPICRAHWSQLPHELTAPSINNTDPVLRILDDSITASSVNHRSFLHANCYNDDEPVELDEDTEPIHPRLHFAIIPASAPSAVSLQQDTSPNGQKRAYLSVNLSQRQAIDLVLVASPSGSYLRLLKQSMVLVVLSLRAVDRLAIITYATTATRAFPLRRMSSQGKQAAVQAIDRIVYVGEAEPAEGLRKSLKILEDRVHRNPLACILHLSDSSTRSYVCRDLEFPIPVHRFHIGSGFGKSTGGILQEFDEFLARLFGGMIRETQLRIGGEGSWIVLGDLRGGEERRIPVDLIGNCGFLAVNYSYVEGGAEQRLSTGEVMVAALTNDDRWHTV